The proteins below are encoded in one region of Nitrososphaerota archaeon:
- a CDS encoding PH domain-containing protein has translation MVVKPTLIPAAFSAGILAAALLLFSVGLVYLVPLPATEQYGTIMLLGFIFLGLISIAIWNDVVVYCTQSYAVDTSTVKINVGFALKQSKSIDRSNIASVVGVMPFPARIFGIGSVEVNTTDGYSATMVNIKNPLEVVKRIESKASSASPETKAPITEMTSESPGF, from the coding sequence TTGGTAGTAAAGCCTACTCTCATTCCTGCAGCCTTTAGCGCCGGTATACTAGCCGCAGCATTGCTCCTGTTCTCAGTTGGGCTTGTGTATCTTGTCCCTCTCCCAGCTACTGAGCAGTATGGAACCATTATGCTCCTGGGGTTCATATTTCTGGGTCTCATATCCATAGCCATTTGGAATGATGTTGTGGTATACTGCACACAGTCGTATGCGGTCGATACCAGTACTGTGAAGATCAACGTCGGATTTGCACTCAAACAGTCGAAATCTATCGACAGGTCCAACATAGCGAGTGTTGTAGGTGTTATGCCGTTTCCTGCTAGGATCTTCGGGATCGGGTCGGTTGAGGTCAATACCACTGATGGGTATTCTGCAACTATGGTAAACATCAAAAATCCCCTTGAGGTTGTGAAGCGCATTGAGTCGAAGGCATCCAGTGCTTCTCCGGAAACCAAGGCACCCATTACAGAGATGACGTCAGAAAGCCCCGGATTTTAA
- the tnpA gene encoding IS200/IS605 family transposase, with the protein MQYRHTPHSVQLVNYHIVFAPRYRRQLLVGKRKKRLSEVLREVARDNGWEVIAMEVMPDHVHLFVSADTKTKPEIVVKRFKGRSSHTLRGEFPELLKMPTLWTRSYFLSTAGNVSSEAIQKYIENQWGKKFERAQE; encoded by the coding sequence ATGCAGTACAGACACACGCCGCACAGCGTCCAACTCGTCAACTACCACATCGTCTTCGCTCCCCGCTATAGGAGGCAGCTGCTCGTTGGCAAGAGGAAAAAGAGGCTGTCAGAGGTCCTGCGCGAGGTCGCCAGAGACAACGGCTGGGAGGTTATCGCCATGGAAGTGATGCCAGACCACGTCCACCTCTTTGTGTCTGCCGACACCAAGACAAAACCTGAGATAGTCGTCAAGCGCTTCAAGGGCAGGAGCTCCCACACGTTGAGGGGGGAATTCCCAGAACTCCTGAAGATGCCGACCCTCTGGACCAGGTCGTATTTCCTGTCGACTGCTGGCAACGTCTCTTCGGAAGCCATCCAGAAGTATATCGAGAACCAGTGGGGGAAGAAATTTGAGCGAGCCCAAGAATGA
- a CDS encoding transposase, with protein sequence MTTYQKKTTDSEPLEKAIGIDFGVKRQAVFSNGVAVEAVVPLTKRVRRLHRELSRRKLYGKNWMKTNTELNREYERITNRRRDMRRKVTSYIVSNYDCVATQKDNVAGWQRLWGRRVASSSIGGIMSGLRTKPRTPVVVGRFEPTTQGCCWCSSKNKMGLGARVYKCETCGLVIDRDLNAAINIWSQIPAERRESTPVDTKAATWMLEYFNSIPNVSASLVVEAGSHPTFSRW encoded by the coding sequence GTGACCACCTACCAGAAGAAAACCACTGATTCGGAACCACTGGAGAAAGCCATCGGGATCGACTTCGGCGTCAAGAGGCAGGCTGTCTTTTCCAACGGGGTCGCCGTTGAGGCGGTGGTCCCGTTGACGAAGCGCGTCCGGCGCCTTCATCGGGAGCTGTCGAGGAGGAAGCTCTACGGCAAGAACTGGATGAAGACAAACACAGAGCTGAACAGAGAATACGAGAGGATAACAAACAGGAGGCGCGATATGAGGCGGAAGGTCACCAGCTACATCGTCAGCAACTACGACTGTGTCGCCACCCAGAAGGATAACGTCGCCGGGTGGCAGAGGCTTTGGGGCCGCCGGGTAGCCTCTTCCTCGATCGGAGGGATAATGAGCGGCTTGAGGACCAAGCCGCGCACTCCGGTCGTGGTGGGCAGGTTCGAGCCGACGACCCAAGGATGTTGCTGGTGCAGCAGCAAGAATAAGATGGGGCTCGGTGCCAGAGTCTACAAGTGTGAAACTTGCGGGCTCGTCATAGACCGGGACCTGAACGCTGCGATCAACATTTGGTCGCAGATACCTGCGGAACGCAGGGAATCCACGCCTGTGGACACGAAGGCCGCTACCTGGATGCTGGAGTACTTCAACAGTATTCCAAATGTCTCGGCAAGCTTAGTGGTCGAAGCAGGAAGCCACCCGACCTTCAGTCGGTGGTAG